One stretch of Candidatus Poribacteria bacterium DNA includes these proteins:
- a CDS encoding dihydrofolate reductase, producing the protein MLISMIAAMDKNRLIGNGPNIPWQMPVDRRHFRDMTVGKPVVMGRKTFETLKRPLGKRHNIILTRNTTYKAPKGCNVAHSVRDVLELCKEAEELMICGGAPIYEAFLPHANRLYLTQIHATFEGDVYFPEFDSTAWEEVKRIDGGPDERNPYPYSFLFLERK; encoded by the coding sequence CAATGGGCCCAATATTCCGTGGCAAATGCCAGTTGATCGACGACATTTTCGCGACATGACGGTCGGAAAGCCGGTTGTTATGGGACGTAAAACTTTTGAAACCCTTAAACGACCTTTGGGCAAACGGCACAATATCATCCTCACGCGGAACACGACTTATAAAGCCCCTAAAGGTTGTAACGTCGCACATTCAGTAAGGGACGTTCTTGAACTTTGTAAAGAAGCGGAAGAACTCATGATCTGTGGCGGAGCACCTATCTATGAAGCCTTTTTGCCGCACGCCAATCGACTCTATCTTACACAGATTCATGCCACATTTGAAGGGGATGTCTATTTCCCGGAGTTTGACAGCACTGCGTGGGAAGAAGTGAAACGCATTGACGGCGGACCCGATGAGCGAAATCCTTATCCTTACAGTTTTCTGTTTTTAGAACGAAAGTAG